A genomic window from Candidatus Eisenbacteria bacterium includes:
- a CDS encoding TlpA family protein disulfide reductase → MSSMSTTRFSRALVSALAVALTLSAGCGKGGQGGHAAGGRAAIGTEAPEFALPDLDGKVVKTSDLRGKVVILDFWATWCPPCRQEVPHFVALQSKYRDQGLEIVGLSLDKSGASVVKPFAEEYNVNYRMLLANDETASSYGGITGIPTTFVLDKNGKVVKRFMGYTDPEVFEETIKPLLTAG, encoded by the coding sequence ATGAGCTCAATGAGTACTACCCGATTCTCTAGAGCCCTCGTTTCAGCGCTCGCGGTCGCGCTCACCCTGTCCGCCGGCTGTGGCAAGGGCGGACAGGGGGGCCACGCCGCAGGGGGCCGTGCCGCTATAGGCACGGAGGCGCCGGAATTCGCGCTTCCGGATCTCGACGGGAAGGTCGTGAAAACCAGCGACCTGCGGGGCAAGGTCGTGATTCTCGATTTCTGGGCCACCTGGTGCCCGCCCTGCCGCCAAGAGGTACCGCACTTCGTCGCGCTTCAATCGAAATACCGCGACCAAGGGCTCGAGATCGTCGGGCTCTCACTCGACAAGAGCGGCGCGTCGGTGGTCAAGCCGTTCGCGGAGGAATACAACGTCAACTACAGGATGTTGCTCGCGAACGACGAGACGGCGTCGAGCTACGGCGGCATCACCGGCATCCCGACCACGTTCGTGCTCGACAAGAACGGCAAGGTCGTGAAGCGCTTCATGGGCTACACGGACCCCGAGGTCTTCGAGGAGACGATCAAGCCCCTCCTCACGGCCGGCTAG